The following are encoded in a window of Sulfitobacter sp. S190 genomic DNA:
- a CDS encoding P-II family nitrogen regulator — protein sequence MKKIEAIIKPFKLDEVKEALQDVGVQGLSVIEVKGFGRQKGHTELYRGAEYVVDFLPKVKIEIVLDDDQVDAAIEAIVSAAKTEKIGDGKIFVSPIEQTIRIRTGETGSDAL from the coding sequence ATGAAAAAGATCGAGGCGATCATCAAACCATTCAAACTTGATGAGGTTAAAGAAGCCTTGCAGGACGTCGGCGTCCAGGGTCTCTCCGTGATCGAGGTCAAGGGGTTCGGCCGCCAGAAAGGCCATACAGAACTCTACCGCGGCGCCGAATACGTCGTGGACTTCCTGCCAAAGGTGAAAATCGAAATCGTGCTCGACGACGATCAGGTCGATGCGGCCATCGAAGCCATCGTGAGTGCCGCCAAAACCGAAAAGATCGGCGACGGCAAGATTTTCGTGTCCCCCATCGAACAGACAATCCGCATCCGTACCGGCGAAACCGGCTCGGACGCGCTGTAA
- the tmk gene encoding dTMP kinase, producing the protein MSAKGLFISFEGIDGSGKSTQVGRLADALRARGHDVIVTREPGGSDGAEEIRALVLQGDPDRWSAETELLLFTAARRDHLERLIRPALAQGKIVICDRFADSTRMYQGLSRGNLRATVDQLHNLMIGVEPDLTLLIDMDPAKGLARAKGRQGAEERFEDFGADLQEAMRAGFLDLAAEYADRFVVIDGARDMDAVARDILEAVGQRLDQSGAAP; encoded by the coding sequence GTGAGCGCAAAAGGGCTGTTCATCAGCTTTGAAGGCATCGACGGTTCGGGCAAATCCACACAGGTGGGCCGATTGGCCGATGCCCTGCGCGCGCGGGGCCACGATGTGATTGTCACCCGCGAACCGGGCGGCAGCGACGGAGCGGAGGAAATCCGCGCACTTGTGCTTCAGGGCGATCCCGACCGCTGGTCTGCCGAAACGGAACTGCTGCTTTTCACCGCCGCACGGCGCGACCATCTCGAACGGTTGATCCGGCCTGCGCTGGCACAGGGCAAGATCGTGATCTGCGACCGTTTTGCCGACAGCACCCGCATGTACCAGGGCCTGAGCCGTGGCAATCTGCGGGCCACCGTGGACCAGTTGCACAATCTGATGATCGGGGTGGAGCCGGACCTGACGCTGCTCATCGACATGGACCCGGCCAAGGGGCTGGCCCGCGCCAAGGGGCGTCAGGGCGCCGAGGAACGCTTCGAGGATTTCGGTGCGGACCTGCAGGAAGCGATGCGCGCGGGCTTTCTCGATCTGGCCGCTGAATACGCCGATCGCTTTGTAGTGATCGACGGCGCCCGGGATATGGACGCGGTCGCACGGGACATTCTGGAGGCCGTCGGCCAGCGGCTCGATCAAAGCGGAGCGGCCCCCTGA
- a CDS encoding DNA polymerase III subunit delta', which yields MSTQDALPPPERLEGAPHPRDTPALIGQSAAEAAFVDAFNTGRLHHAWMLTGPRGVGKATLAWRIAKFLLATPAPDEGGMFAPEPATSLDIPADHPVSVRVASGGEGRIRNVTRTVNPDTKKMRQQIVADDIRALNGFFQMSAPDGGYRVVIIDDADLMNVTAANALLKMLEEPPARALLLLISHQPSGLLPTIRSRCRTLPLRTLDVEEVAQAMAQAGVNADNSAGLAALSGGSVGGALRLHLLGGAALYADLMGLMNTLPSMDRARALRIAETAAARGGEAKRDLLFVLIDLMLNRLARTGAMGQPPDPQAVDGEAQILTRLSPDAAQARVWADVAATVSARARHGIAVNLDPAALVLDTLMKISQAARR from the coding sequence ATGAGCACACAAGACGCCCTGCCCCCACCCGAACGCCTCGAAGGTGCGCCGCACCCACGTGACACGCCTGCGCTGATCGGTCAGTCCGCGGCCGAAGCGGCCTTTGTCGATGCGTTCAACACCGGGCGGCTGCACCACGCGTGGATGCTGACCGGCCCGCGCGGCGTAGGCAAAGCGACCCTTGCATGGCGGATCGCCAAGTTCCTGCTTGCCACGCCCGCGCCCGATGAGGGCGGCATGTTCGCACCCGAACCGGCGACATCGCTCGACATTCCCGCCGACCATCCGGTGTCGGTGCGTGTGGCCTCGGGCGGCGAAGGACGCATCCGCAACGTCACCCGCACGGTCAACCCCGACACCAAGAAGATGCGCCAGCAGATCGTGGCCGACGACATCCGCGCCCTGAACGGGTTTTTCCAGATGTCCGCCCCCGACGGCGGCTACCGCGTGGTGATCATCGACGACGCGGACCTGATGAACGTGACCGCCGCCAACGCGCTGCTGAAGATGCTCGAAGAGCCCCCCGCCCGCGCGCTGCTGCTGCTGATTTCGCACCAGCCCTCGGGGCTTTTGCCGACGATCCGCTCGCGGTGCCGCACCCTGCCCCTGCGTACGCTCGACGTGGAGGAGGTGGCGCAGGCCATGGCGCAGGCCGGTGTGAACGCCGACAACAGCGCCGGGCTCGCGGCGCTTTCGGGCGGGTCGGTCGGCGGTGCGCTGCGCCTGCACCTGCTGGGCGGTGCCGCGCTCTACGCCGATCTGATGGGGTTGATGAACACCCTGCCCTCGATGGACCGTGCCCGCGCCTTGCGCATCGCCGAGACGGCCGCGGCCCGTGGCGGCGAGGCCAAGCGCGATCTGCTTTTCGTGCTGATCGACCTGATGCTCAACCGGCTGGCGCGCACCGGTGCCATGGGCCAGCCCCCCGATCCGCAGGCCGTCGACGGCGAAGCGCAGATCCTGACACGGCTCAGCCCCGATGCCGCGCAGGCCCGTGTCTGGGCCGATGTCGCCGCCACGGTGAGCGCGCGGGCGCGTCACGGCATCGCGGTCAACCTTGACCCTGCCGCACTGGTTCTAGATACCCTGATGAAAATAAGCCAAGCCGCCCGGCGGTGA
- a CDS encoding AEC family transporter encodes MQTLLNVILPVFLVIGFGYVAVWRGLFPQSGIDGVLRFAQSFAVPCLLFQAIAGLDLQADFDSGLLLGFYAGAAICFALGMIGARVLFHRDWEDCVAIGFCCLFSNSVLLGLPIAERAYGEASLSGNYMIIAFHSPFCYGLGITVMEIVRGRGQGGLRMARSVSSAMFHNPLVIGIGLGFIVNLTGLALPGVVDDALSLIVRAALPAALFALGGVLIQYKPEGDMKTIAMVCAIALLVHPALVWSFGSALSVPPDLFRAGVLTAAMAPGFNAYIFANMYGRGRRVAASSVLIATGCSILTVWVWLEVLG; translated from the coding sequence ATGCAAACCCTTCTCAACGTCATCCTGCCGGTCTTTCTGGTGATCGGGTTCGGCTATGTCGCCGTCTGGCGCGGGCTTTTTCCGCAATCGGGCATCGACGGCGTGCTGCGCTTTGCGCAAAGCTTTGCGGTTCCCTGCCTGCTGTTTCAGGCCATCGCGGGGCTGGATCTTCAGGCCGATTTCGACAGCGGCCTGCTGCTGGGCTTTTACGCCGGTGCGGCCATCTGCTTTGCGCTCGGGATGATCGGGGCGCGGGTGCTGTTCCACCGCGACTGGGAAGACTGCGTGGCCATCGGGTTTTGCTGTCTGTTCTCCAATTCGGTGCTGCTGGGCCTGCCCATCGCCGAACGCGCCTACGGAGAGGCGTCTCTGTCTGGCAATTACATGATCATCGCCTTCCATTCGCCCTTTTGCTACGGGCTGGGCATCACGGTGATGGAAATCGTGCGCGGACGCGGTCAGGGCGGGCTCAGGATGGCGCGGTCGGTCAGCTCGGCGATGTTCCACAATCCGCTGGTGATCGGCATCGGGCTGGGCTTCATCGTCAACCTGACAGGTCTGGCCTTGCCGGGGGTCGTCGACGACGCGCTGTCGCTGATTGTGCGCGCGGCCCTTCCCGCCGCCCTTTTCGCGCTCGGCGGTGTGTTGATCCAGTACAAACCCGAAGGCGACATGAAAACCATCGCGATGGTTTGCGCGATCGCGCTGCTGGTCCATCCCGCGCTGGTGTGGAGCTTTGGCAGCGCGCTGTCGGTGCCGCCCGACCTCTTCCGCGCGGGCGTGCTGACGGCTGCGATGGCGCCGGGTTTCAACGCCTATATCTTCGCCAACATGTACGGGCGCGGCCGCCGTGTTGCTGCCTCTTCGGTGCTGATCGCCACCGGCTGTTCGATACTGACGGTCTGGGTCTGGCTCGAAGTGCTGGGCTGA
- a CDS encoding D-alanyl-D-alanine carboxypeptidase family protein, producing the protein MRPLRLALGLAALLASSASVHAFETRASAAYVADFTTGTVLMAKNADEPLPPASMSKLMTLYMAFEAVDNGILELDQKLPVSAAAQAYGGSTMFLQAGERVSVEDLLRGIIVLSGNDACVVIAEALAGTEAKFARQMTQRAQQLGMTNSTFTNSNGWPKAGHRMSMRDLGLLATTLIRDYAQYYPMFSETEFLFDEKEAQNRFNRNPLLGLGIGADGLKTGHTQEAGYGLVGSAKQGDRRVVFVLSGLDTAQARAQEAEAVVNWAFRQFAQTTLGTEGQKIADANVTIGAEPQVGLELAEDLSLLVPTNPIEPLKAEVIYEGPIRAPILKGDKLGELVISPEGLPEKRVPLVADRSIAPYGFVDRVMAAAQHLLVRLNQGPVDAGENAS; encoded by the coding sequence GTGCGACCCCTTCGCCTTGCCCTCGGTCTGGCTGCTTTGCTGGCCTCTTCCGCCAGCGTGCACGCCTTTGAAACGCGCGCCAGCGCCGCCTATGTCGCCGATTTCACCACCGGCACCGTGCTGATGGCCAAGAACGCCGACGAACCCCTTCCGCCCGCCTCCATGTCAAAACTGATGACGCTCTACATGGCGTTCGAAGCGGTCGATAACGGCATACTGGAACTGGATCAGAAGCTGCCGGTTTCCGCCGCGGCCCAGGCCTATGGCGGGTCGACCATGTTCCTGCAGGCGGGCGAGCGTGTCTCCGTCGAGGATCTGCTGCGCGGCATCATCGTGCTGTCGGGCAACGACGCCTGCGTGGTGATCGCCGAAGCCCTCGCGGGCACGGAAGCGAAATTCGCCCGCCAGATGACCCAACGCGCACAGCAGCTGGGCATGACCAACTCGACCTTTACCAATTCCAACGGCTGGCCCAAGGCCGGTCACCGCATGTCGATGCGCGATTTGGGGCTGCTGGCCACCACGCTGATCCGCGACTACGCGCAATACTACCCGATGTTTTCGGAAACCGAGTTCCTCTTCGACGAAAAGGAGGCGCAGAACCGCTTCAACCGCAATCCGCTGCTGGGTCTCGGCATCGGCGCGGACGGTCTGAAGACCGGCCACACCCAGGAAGCAGGCTACGGCCTTGTAGGGTCGGCCAAACAGGGCGACCGCCGGGTCGTGTTCGTGCTGTCGGGCCTCGATACGGCACAGGCCCGCGCGCAAGAGGCCGAAGCGGTTGTGAACTGGGCGTTCCGCCAGTTCGCACAGACCACGCTGGGCACCGAAGGCCAGAAGATTGCCGATGCCAATGTGACCATCGGTGCAGAACCGCAGGTCGGGCTGGAACTGGCCGAGGATCTGTCGCTGCTGGTGCCGACAAATCCAATCGAGCCGCTCAAGGCCGAAGTCATCTACGAAGGACCGATCCGCGCGCCCATTCTCAAGGGTGACAAGCTCGGTGAGCTGGTGATCAGCCCCGAAGGCCTGCCCGAAAAGCGCGTGCCGCTCGTGGCGGACCGCTCCATCGCGCCCTACGGTTTTGTTGACAGGGTGATGGCCGCGGCACAGCACCTGCTGGTGCGGCTGAACCAGGGACCGGTCGACGCGGGCGAGAACGCTTCGTGA
- a CDS encoding NAD(P)H-hydrate epimerase produces the protein MTEILTAADMRALEQRAIASGRVTGAELMERAGQGVVDAIKARWPDLPPEARRAVVLCGPGNNGGDGFVIARLLDAAGWSVEVQFFGDAARLPPDAALNYARWARDHPVWTLCPRSVRRVPNLGEVAVFVDALFGIGLSRPVQGALAEIVGYLAGSGGDAGYFQPRLVAVDVPSGLDADSGRVLGCPDPRPFRSLAPYAALTVTFDSPKPGHFLADGPDLCGALVVCDIGLGEMRAVSQARVLRPVRLRLVPGLPEVADLRDAVECGPERLAKRAGHKFDHGSALVLSGGVGRGGAARLAARAALRVGAGVVTVGCPPSALMEHAARLDAILLARLADGAALEAVLAQDTRINALAVGPALGTDARAADMVRAALASQRACVLDADALTLIARDDGLRGLLHPKCVLTPHGGEFARVFPEIAARLAGPEAPKAVPEWDGRAGDRFAETRAYHAALAAQSGPLYSKIDAVRDAAAQVGCTVLLKGPDTVVAGPEGITNLCHARYDRAVPWLATAGAGDTLAGIITGLMARQFAPRNAATLGAWLHQECALSFGPGLIAEDLAGEIPKVLRAQGL, from the coding sequence ATGACCGAAATCCTGACCGCCGCCGACATGCGGGCGCTGGAGCAAAGGGCCATCGCGTCGGGCCGTGTCACCGGTGCCGAATTGATGGAGCGTGCAGGGCAGGGTGTTGTGGATGCGATCAAGGCCCGCTGGCCCGATCTGCCGCCCGAGGCCCGCCGCGCGGTGGTGCTGTGTGGCCCCGGCAACAACGGCGGCGACGGGTTTGTCATCGCGCGGCTGCTGGACGCGGCGGGCTGGTCGGTGGAGGTGCAGTTTTTCGGTGACGCGGCGCGTTTGCCGCCGGATGCGGCGCTCAACTACGCCCGCTGGGCGCGCGATCATCCGGTCTGGACCCTGTGCCCGCGGTCGGTGCGGCGGGTGCCCAATCTGGGCGAGGTCGCAGTTTTCGTGGACGCGCTTTTCGGCATCGGTCTGAGCCGGCCGGTGCAGGGCGCGTTGGCGGAGATCGTCGGGTATCTGGCGGGCAGTGGCGGCGACGCGGGTTATTTCCAGCCGCGGCTGGTGGCGGTGGACGTGCCGTCGGGGCTGGATGCCGACAGCGGGCGTGTGCTGGGCTGTCCCGATCCGCGGCCGTTCCGGTCACTGGCCCCGTATGCGGCGCTCACGGTGACCTTTGACAGCCCCAAACCGGGGCATTTTCTGGCGGACGGGCCTGATTTGTGTGGCGCGCTGGTGGTCTGCGACATCGGGCTGGGAGAGATGCGCGCAGTATCGCAGGCGCGTGTGTTGCGGCCTGTGCGGTTGCGGCTGGTGCCCGGTCTGCCGGAGGTGGCGGACCTGCGCGATGCGGTCGAATGTGGGCCTGAACGGCTGGCGAAGCGGGCCGGTCACAAGTTCGATCACGGCTCCGCGCTGGTGCTGTCGGGCGGTGTGGGGCGCGGAGGGGCTGCGCGGTTGGCCGCGCGCGCGGCGTTGCGGGTGGGCGCGGGGGTGGTGACCGTGGGCTGTCCGCCGAGCGCGTTGATGGAGCACGCGGCGCGTCTGGACGCGATACTGCTGGCGCGGTTGGCGGATGGCGCGGCGCTGGAGGCTGTGCTGGCGCAGGACACCCGGATCAATGCGCTGGCCGTGGGCCCGGCGCTGGGGACCGATGCGCGGGCAGCGGATATGGTGCGCGCGGCGTTGGCGTCACAGCGCGCCTGCGTTTTGGACGCGGATGCTTTGACGTTGATCGCACGCGACGACGGATTGCGTGGCTTGTTGCACCCGAAATGCGTGCTGACACCGCACGGCGGCGAATTCGCGCGGGTTTTTCCCGAGATCGCGGCGCGTTTGGCCGGGCCAGAGGCACCCAAGGCGGTTCCGGAATGGGACGGACGGGCGGGGGATAGGTTTGCCGAGACACGTGCCTATCATGCGGCGCTCGCGGCGCAATCGGGCCCGCTCTATTCCAAGATCGACGCGGTGCGCGATGCCGCGGCGCAGGTGGGCTGTACGGTATTGCTCAAGGGGCCCGACACGGTGGTTGCGGGGCCGGAGGGGATCACCAACCTGTGCCACGCGCGGTATGACAGGGCGGTGCCGTGGCTGGCGACGGCGGGTGCGGGCGATACGCTGGCGGGGATCATCACAGGGTTGATGGCACGACAGTTTGCGCCGCGTAATGCGGCGACGCTGGGCGCGTGGCTGCATCAGGAGTGCGCGTTGTCGTTCGGACCCGGCCTGATCGCGGAGGATCTGGCCGGGGAAATTCCCAAGGTGTTACGCGCCCAGGGGCTTTAG
- a CDS encoding site-specific integrase: protein MAISGRLTKKLVETLGAGRHGDGNGLYLVVDSSGARRWIVRVIVKGRRNKRGAPLRTDFGLGGANLITINEAREKALAYRRLARQGQDPRFDVTRDVPTFEEIAGQVHADRMPTWKNRKHGQQWINTLRDYAFPKIGGMPVDRIDQPEVMMCLLPIWTKKHETAKRLAQRIKTVLDVARAKGFRSGENPVELIKSAGTLPKVKAAVTHHKAMKWQDIPALYAALNQRQAMAAKALMFTCLTGARTNEVLGLCWEEIDFDRQLWTCPAERMKTGTAHRVPLTPEALAILKPLVALKSTYVFEGQKRHKPLSNMSMLMLLRRMNVEGITVHGFRSTFRDWAAEVANAPREVAEKSLAHTVGSDVERAYARSDLLEKRRDLMVAWSGFVSSAARGEQG, encoded by the coding sequence ATGGCGATTTCGGGAAGGCTTACGAAGAAGCTGGTCGAAACATTAGGCGCTGGGCGCCATGGTGACGGTAATGGACTTTACCTAGTTGTCGACTCCTCAGGTGCGCGACGCTGGATCGTCAGGGTTATTGTGAAGGGCCGGCGAAACAAGCGGGGAGCACCGTTGCGGACAGACTTTGGTTTGGGTGGTGCCAATCTAATTACGATCAACGAGGCACGGGAGAAGGCGCTCGCGTATCGGCGGTTGGCAAGGCAGGGTCAGGACCCGCGGTTTGATGTTACTCGCGACGTTCCAACTTTTGAAGAGATTGCAGGGCAGGTCCACGCTGACCGTATGCCGACTTGGAAAAATCGCAAGCACGGACAGCAATGGATAAACACGTTGCGTGATTACGCGTTTCCAAAGATCGGCGGGATGCCGGTCGACCGCATTGACCAGCCAGAAGTCATGATGTGCCTCTTGCCCATTTGGACCAAGAAGCATGAGACAGCGAAGCGTCTAGCGCAACGTATCAAGACAGTGCTGGACGTGGCGAGGGCGAAGGGCTTTCGGTCGGGCGAAAATCCTGTCGAGCTGATCAAGAGCGCCGGGACTTTGCCGAAGGTCAAGGCGGCAGTCACACATCACAAAGCAATGAAATGGCAAGACATTCCCGCGCTCTATGCCGCGCTGAACCAAAGGCAGGCTATGGCGGCAAAAGCACTTATGTTCACCTGCCTGACCGGTGCTCGGACGAATGAGGTTCTTGGCTTGTGTTGGGAGGAAATTGATTTTGATAGGCAGCTTTGGACATGCCCGGCCGAGCGGATGAAAACGGGCACCGCGCATCGAGTTCCGTTGACACCCGAAGCGCTGGCGATCCTGAAGCCGCTGGTTGCTTTGAAATCCACATATGTATTCGAAGGTCAGAAGAGACATAAACCGCTGTCGAATATGTCTATGTTGATGCTTCTGCGGCGTATGAACGTAGAGGGTATTACCGTACATGGCTTTAGATCGACGTTTAGAGACTGGGCGGCCGAAGTCGCGAATGCGCCGCGCGAAGTGGCCGAAAAAAGCCTCGCGCATACGGTAGGTTCAGATGTCGAGAGGGCTTATGCCCGTTCAGATTTGCTCGAAAAGAGGCGGGACTTAATGGTTGCCTGGTCGGGGTTTGTTTCGAGTGCGGCCCGAGGAGAGCAGGGATGA
- a CDS encoding Hint domain-containing protein, with protein MKPEKVGRVRGQDSQTGRYAPFAARDTGLLQGTTILTLDGEIPVEYLSVGDKLITRDSGIARVEHIQRATRDVHAISLAAGSLGHTRPERDATLAGDQMCLIRDWRAQAMFGADRALVAARTLVDGEFIRDLGVQEHTLIQIFCDGPHILYADGLELSTADGAHARGQVLHAA; from the coding sequence ATGAAACCGGAAAAGGTAGGGCGCGTTCGTGGACAGGATTCACAAACGGGCCGTTATGCGCCGTTTGCAGCACGCGATACAGGGCTGTTGCAAGGCACAACGATACTGACACTCGACGGGGAAATTCCCGTCGAATACCTGAGTGTCGGAGACAAACTCATCACACGTGACAGCGGCATTGCGCGGGTCGAGCATATTCAGCGCGCCACGCGCGACGTGCACGCCATTTCGCTGGCCGCCGGATCGTTGGGGCACACGCGCCCCGAACGCGATGCGACGCTTGCGGGGGACCAGATGTGTCTGATCCGCGACTGGCGTGCGCAGGCGATGTTCGGCGCGGACCGCGCGCTGGTGGCCGCCCGCACTCTGGTGGACGGTGAATTCATCCGCGACCTCGGGGTTCAGGAACACACGCTCATCCAGATTTTCTGCGACGGGCCGCATATCCTTTACGCCGACGGGCTGGAGCTCAGCACCGCCGATGGCGCACACGCCCGCGGACAGGTGCTGCACGCCGCCTAA
- a CDS encoding TatD family hydrolase produces the protein MTQTPIITDSHCHLDFPDFDGELPDLIDRAAAAGVARMVTICTKLRNEPAVRAIAEAHAPVFYAAGTHPMSVASEPMATLEQLTDIAKHPKMVGIGETGLDYHYTAESAQAQQDSLRLHIEAARQTGLPLIIHSRDADADMARILTEEHRAGGYSCVMHCFSSSADLAQAAIDLGFYLSMSGITAFPKSGELRDIFAATPLDRILVETDSPYLAPPPYRGKRNEPAYTAHTAARAAETFGVDYATFAARTEANFARLFTKVAAFEAAA, from the coding sequence ATGACCCAGACACCGATCATCACCGACAGCCATTGCCATCTGGACTTTCCCGATTTCGACGGTGAACTGCCCGATCTCATCGACCGCGCCGCGGCCGCAGGGGTCGCACGGATGGTCACCATCTGCACCAAGCTGCGCAATGAACCCGCCGTGCGCGCGATCGCCGAAGCGCACGCGCCTGTTTTCTACGCCGCAGGCACCCACCCGATGAGCGTCGCGTCAGAACCGATGGCCACGCTGGAACAGCTCACCGACATCGCCAAACACCCCAAGATGGTCGGCATCGGCGAAACCGGGCTCGACTACCACTACACCGCCGAAAGCGCACAGGCGCAGCAGGACTCGTTGCGCCTGCACATCGAAGCGGCACGCCAGACCGGCTTGCCGCTGATCATCCACAGCCGCGATGCGGACGCCGACATGGCGCGCATCCTGACCGAAGAACACCGCGCGGGCGGCTACAGCTGCGTGATGCACTGCTTTTCGTCCTCCGCCGATCTCGCGCAGGCGGCGATTGATCTGGGGTTCTACCTGTCGATGTCGGGCATCACGGCCTTTCCCAAGAGTGGTGAATTGCGCGACATCTTTGCCGCCACCCCGCTCGACCGCATTCTGGTGGAAACCGACAGCCCCTATCTCGCGCCGCCGCCCTACCGCGGCAAGCGCAATGAGCCGGCCTATACCGCCCATACCGCGGCCCGCGCCGCCGAAACCTTCGGCGTCGACTACGCCACCTTCGCCGCCCGGACCGAAGCGAATTTCGCCCGCCTTTTCACCAAGGTCGCCGCGTTCGAGGCCGCCGCGTGA
- a CDS encoding SPOR domain-containing protein: MSSASLIDVFRSGHRIRIIAGSALALGLLAGCEDGAGFRLPGLTPAQSADATATDTGPVIERDVEAPEIFSVTDDGLWDGRPSLGGVWVAHPDVTDPERVIIRNQTNGKFVVGALFRREREIPGPKLQISSDAAAALGILAGAPTKLNVTALKKVEEPATPAALPDTETAAGIDAAAPVTAAPLDPVAADASAAIDAAPLATPTPPAAPKPRPQASSLSKPFIQIGIFSIEANANRAAKQMRGAGLAPLVKQSQINGKTFWRVVVGPAANKSEQAKILSTIKSEGFTDAYAVSS; the protein is encoded by the coding sequence ATGAGCAGCGCTTCTCTTATCGACGTTTTCCGGTCGGGACACCGGATCAGGATCATCGCGGGCAGCGCGCTCGCGCTTGGCCTTCTGGCCGGATGCGAGGACGGTGCGGGCTTCCGGCTGCCGGGTCTGACGCCAGCCCAGTCGGCCGACGCGACCGCCACAGACACAGGCCCCGTCATCGAACGCGACGTCGAAGCGCCCGAAATCTTCTCGGTCACCGACGACGGATTGTGGGACGGACGGCCAAGTCTGGGCGGTGTCTGGGTCGCGCATCCCGACGTGACCGACCCCGAGCGCGTGATCATCCGAAACCAGACAAACGGCAAATTCGTAGTGGGCGCCTTGTTCCGCCGCGAACGCGAAATCCCCGGCCCGAAGCTTCAGATCTCTTCGGATGCGGCGGCGGCCCTCGGCATTCTGGCGGGCGCTCCGACCAAATTGAACGTCACCGCGCTCAAGAAGGTCGAAGAACCCGCGACACCGGCCGCCCTGCCCGACACGGAAACAGCCGCAGGCATCGACGCGGCAGCGCCCGTGACGGCTGCACCGCTCGACCCGGTTGCGGCCGATGCCTCTGCCGCGATCGATGCGGCCCCCTTGGCCACGCCCACACCGCCCGCGGCCCCCAAACCGCGCCCGCAGGCCAGCTCCCTGTCGAAACCGTTCATCCAGATCGGCATCTTCAGCATCGAGGCCAACGCCAACCGGGCCGCCAAGCAGATGCGCGGCGCGGGTCTGGCCCCGCTGGTCAAGCAAAGCCAGATCAACGGCAAGACATTCTGGCGCGTGGTCGTCGGCCCCGCCGCCAATAAATCCGAACAGGCCAAGATCCTGTCGACCATCAAATCCGAAGGCTTTACCGATGCCTACGCGGTATCAAGCTAA
- a CDS encoding MBL fold metallo-hydrolase, whose protein sequence is MRITILGCGSSGGVPRLGGVWGACDPDNPRNSRRRCSILVERVGPQGVTSVLIDTSPDMRAQLLDAQVSRLDAVLYTHSHADHVHGLDDLRMIVINMRARLPVWADQPTHDALMERFAYAFVQPEWSSYPPILDLNLMDGDITIDGPGGPLVFTPFEVAHGGMNALGFKMNNVAYLPDVSDIPAGVWPLLEGLDCWIVDALRRDPHPTHSHLAQTLEWIDRVKPARAILTNMHTDLDYRTVKGETPGHVTPAYDNMVVDFDLT, encoded by the coding sequence ATGCGCATCACGATCCTCGGGTGCGGATCATCGGGCGGTGTGCCGCGTCTGGGCGGTGTCTGGGGCGCCTGTGATCCCGACAATCCGCGCAACAGCCGCCGGCGCTGCTCCATCCTCGTCGAACGTGTCGGCCCGCAGGGCGTGACCTCGGTGCTCATCGACACCTCCCCCGATATGCGTGCGCAGCTGCTGGATGCGCAGGTCAGCCGCCTTGACGCGGTGCTCTATACCCATTCCCACGCCGATCATGTGCACGGTCTCGACGATCTGCGGATGATCGTGATCAACATGCGTGCGCGCCTGCCGGTCTGGGCCGATCAACCCACCCACGACGCGCTGATGGAGCGTTTCGCCTACGCTTTCGTGCAGCCCGAATGGTCCTCCTATCCACCCATCCTCGATCTGAACCTGATGGACGGCGACATCACGATCGACGGCCCCGGCGGGCCGCTGGTGTTCACCCCGTTCGAAGTGGCGCATGGCGGCATGAACGCACTGGGGTTCAAGATGAACAACGTGGCCTATCTCCCCGATGTCTCGGACATCCCCGCAGGGGTCTGGCCGCTGCTCGAAGGGCTCGACTGCTGGATCGTGGACGCCCTGCGCCGCGATCCGCACCCCACCCACAGCCATCTCGCCCAGACCCTCGAGTGGATCGACCGGGTCAAACCCGCGCGCGCGATCCTGACCAACATGCACACCGATCTCGACTACCGGACCGTCAAGGGTGAAACGCCCGGGCACGTGACGCCCGCCTATGACAACATGGTCGTCGATTTCGATCTGACCTGA